The stretch of DNA TACCACACCAGGAACATCGCTTCTGCGCTCAGAACAATCAAACAAGAAACACACTCCAACCAGACAAACTATTTATTTCTGACCCGCCGCACGCCAGCCACGGCACGCAGGAGATGTTCAGAGAAACTCTGCTGAGACGTCAAACATAGAGTCAATCTGTCATTCAGGATGTCAACAAGCAAACGTATGAGTCTGTCCTGTTTATAGTGGCCACATTTTTGGGGGTCATTATATAAACCACAATATTAAACAAGCACTTAGTTAAAGACATGGTGTAAAACAACTTAAATTGTACTCTGGGTAGAAGTGACATATTACATAGACCTCATTTACACGTAGTTTCATATCCAAACATATCTGGATATGCATTTTAGCACAACTACATTTACAccttcattttatatatatacagtggggcaaaaaagtatttagtcagccaccaattgtgcaagttctcccacttaaaaagatgagagaggcctgtaattttcatcataggtatacctcaactatgagagacaaaatgagaaaaaaaatccagaaaatcacattgtaggatttttaaagaatttatttgcaaattatggtggaaaataagtatttggtcaataacaaaatttcatctcaatactttgttatataccctttgttggcaatgacagaggtcaaacgttttctgtaagtcttcacacactgttgctggtattttggcccattcctccatgcagatctcctctagagcagtaatgttttggggctgtcgctgggcaacacggactttcaactccctcaaagattttcgatggggttgagatctggagactggctgggccactccaggaccttgaaatgcttcttacgaagccactccttcgttgccaggcggtgtgtttgggatcattgtcatgctgaaagacccagccacgtttcatcttcaatgcccttgctgatggaaggaggttttcactcaaaatctcacgatacatggccccattcattctttcgtttacggatcagtcgtcctggtccctttgcagaaaaacagccccaaagcatgatgtttccaccccatgcttcacagtaggtatggtgttctttggatgcaactcagcattctttctcctccaaacacgacaagttgagttttaccaaaagttctattttggtttcatctgaccatatgacattctcccaatcctcttctggatcatccaaatgctctctagcaaacttcagacgggcggacatgtactggcttaagcaggggacacgtctggcactgcaggatttgagtccctggcggcgcagtgtgttactgatggtagcctttgttactttggtcccagctctctgcaggtcattcactaggtccccgtgtggttctgggatttttgctcacagttcttgtgatcattttgaccccacgggtgagatcttcgtggagccccagatcgaggagattatcagtggtcttgtatgtcttccattttctaataattgctcccacagttgatttcttcacaccaagctgcttacctattgcagattcagtcttcccagcctggtgcaggtctacaattttgtttctggtgtcctttgacagctctttggtcttagccatggtggagtttggagttggactgtttgaggttgtggacaggtgtcttttatactgataacgagttcaaacagatgccattaatacaggtaacgagtggaggacagaggagcctcttaaagaagaagttacaggtctgtgagagccagaaatcttgcttgtttgtaggtgaccaaatacttattttaccgaggaatttaccaattaattctttaaaaatcctacaatgtgattttctggatttttttttatcattttgtctctcatagttgaggtatacctatgatgaaaattacaggcctctctcatctttttaagtgggagaacttgcacaattggtggctgactaaatacttttttgccccactgtatatttacGTATATGCATATATTGCAAATGCGAAccttttacaccacagactgaacaaaatgaagcattgcttggtaattggttgacctaaattggtattatctaattgtgtacttaaatttaactgctgacagctattcaaccgaattcattacatacctttctatcaaagttatctgacattatcaagatgaatatgttctgacacagtttaactcttgaGTTCTTGCCATATTTTataaccattttctaaactatagtgaataaaagagaaatgtgaaggtgagaaatgttgaaggtgtctgaataaatttttatttgacactgtgtatatatatatatatatacacacacacatacatatatacacacacacacacacactgcaagaTCAGCGGGATTCAGTGTTgctttgactttcattgtatgaacagaaacagttcttaaaatatcttctcacaaaataaaaaaagtcatagAGGTTTTGAATTACATGAGGATAAAGaaacaatgacaaaattatcatttttggtcgaactatccttttaaagcCAGATGTAAAGATGGCCAATAGGACTGCAACATTAGCTGCTAATGCTAATTCAGTTGTGCAATGTTTTGATTATGTTGGACACAGATGACTAAGCACTTCCAGTTCAATCTTTCCCTCATAAAAACAGTGAGCATTGTAATCAACGCCGCCGCTTttctcacagatatcatttgtGGTGAGCGCTTCTTACCGCACAAACCATCAGAGACCTTGAAAATAAGGGGACGTGACCAAAGAAATCAGATATTGACATTAGATGTTAGTACAAGCTCAAATTTAGCCAGTGCATGTGCACCATTTTGAGCGAAAGGGCTCCTTTTTCACAAATATGTGTGTTTATCAAGGAGCTATTGTATTTCACTCACCCAGCAAGACCGAACTGCTggcaaactaaaatgaaaatcaacaGCATCCATTTTCAGTGAAATGGAGAAGATTCTGCCATCAGGAAAGGTCAGCAATAGTGTGCAAACTAACAAACACGTGCACCgaccagtgttaattttgacaagaaattttaatttagttttagtcttagtcttttgACTATAAttctttttagttttagtcaagtTTTAGTCATctgatttgttttaattttagtcttattttagtcgactaaaataaGACTAAAATCAATAACAGATTTACTAGACAATTTTTTACCGCTGGTATAGGAAACAAACTtaaccaaaatatataaaacacaaataaaacacaaatgtaactttatttcaacacaACTGTCTTTATTATAGTACTGTGTTTAAATGCTGCTACCATATTGCTACCATTGTCCGTTATTACAGTCACAATTTTGTCATTTGAAATGCCCCATTCCTGCATGCACTTATCCACGCAGGCCTTAATGGACTGGGCAGTGTGTGGATGGGCAACTTGTTCAAGAGCAAGCAGGATGTGTTCTGGATTGTTTTGATCAACACAAAAAAAGCAACAACTTATGCCAAGGAATGATGCAGACAGTCCCTTTTTAGTCCATAGGTCAATTCCAATTGACACTTTACGAGCACCACACAGTCGTTTCTTAAACTTTGTCTTTTCTTCGTCATATTGTTTTTCAATCAAATTAATtatctttgttttctttggcACTGTCAGCTTCTTATCAAATGTTTCTATCATGAGAATAAAATCCTCATCTTCTACTGTAGTGAGTGGTAACCCTGAACGTCCGATCCATTTTGCTATAGCCTCCTCTTTTACTTGCTGTTCTCTGGCATTGCTGTTGTACTTTGTAGTACCTAACAGTGCTTCTGCAATGTTTTGATTGGatatttttgccttttttgcGCTTGGTTCACCACCTTCATCAGGAGACTTCTGTAGCTGtgacataaaaaaggaaaatagtttaaatacatttatattatttattcattgcaaTCACTTTATTTGCACAAGCAGTAAATATTAAAGCACTAAACGCAAATAAAAGAgtgaaaaaagtaaatataataaGTTGGCAGCTAGCTAGGTggataaaaaaatttaacaagATTTTATAAGGTATTCCTTTGTCTAGCAATATTGTACATGTATGTTTTAAATACCACAATATTGCTAGATTAGTATGTATAATGCTATGATGTGAACAGTCACGTTTCACATGACTAATCTATAAATATTTGTGATATTGTCAACAAGTAGCCtagaaaattatgaaatatactAAACATTAGTATTAATCAAATGTATGTAgcataattttatgtatttgtatgtTGCTCTCATCTAACCTGAAGGGTCTATTTTACAGTACTTTTCAGTTcgtaatatttaatgttacaaCATCTACGCACTGCAGTCTTCCA from Onychostoma macrolepis isolate SWU-2019 chromosome 12, ASM1243209v1, whole genome shotgun sequence encodes:
- the LOC131550762 gene encoding E3 SUMO-protein ligase ZBED1-like, which translates into the protein MSTAGRKRRGDLWAHFMFDDEQNKTKCKACGTVISGKNTTNLKRHLQTSHPDIFSKLQKSPDEGGEPSAKKAKISNQNIAEALLGTTKYNSNAREQQVKEEAIAKWIGRSGLPLTTVEDEDFILMIETFDKKLTVPKKTKIINLIEKQYDEEKTKFKKRLCGARKVSIGIDLWTKKGLSASFLGISCCFFCVDQNNPEHILLALEQVAHPHTAQSIKACVDKCMQEWGISNDKIVTVITDNGSNMVAAFKHSTIIKTVVLK